One Campylobacter concisus DNA segment encodes these proteins:
- a CDS encoding primosomal protein N', with the protein MRYYEVVFSGVNLAALTYKSELDIAPFRAVSAKLRGKSLTGFILREVDESSFKTSLIDEILPLKLNDIQATLAKFIAYYYTCELGVAINLFEPQSLIDDEIYSGATDFKTPNLSPKQQEALNFINTRKSSLIFGDTGSGKSEIYIAKIREILNAGGQALFLMPEISLTPQMQKRLESFFGEAVAVWHSKITPKKKEQILKDIKSGKARLIAGARSALFLPLERPKLIIIDEEHDDSYKNTGSKPHYNARDLALFLTSKFDLQVVLGSATPSLTSFYKQEHFRLKGTYFASQKSYIFDESETGISEILKEQIAKTLENKKQAVICLPTRANFKYLVCKNCGETVKCPFCSIGMSYYKKQNVLKCQYCEHKMAVPKTCHQCGSEMIEAKKIGTSELLERLQAEFANARIAKFDRDEITTQNKLVKALKEFNDGKIDILLGTQMLSKGHDYHNVELAVIMGFDELLNFPDFRARERTLALAMQVAGRAGRNGAGRVIIQSKQREFFESFISDYDAFLKDEIGYREGLYPPFTRLLRVVVSHKDESTAKGAMNEFVQRLEPLKSDELEIVGYGKCQAEYLVGKFRYEILLRSNSHTMLLKAANLCKSELSDIDIDPVNFS; encoded by the coding sequence ATGAGATACTACGAGGTCGTATTTAGCGGAGTAAATTTAGCTGCGCTCACGTATAAAAGCGAGCTAGATATTGCGCCATTTCGCGCCGTCAGCGCAAAACTTAGAGGCAAAAGTCTAACTGGCTTTATCCTGCGCGAAGTTGATGAGTCAAGCTTTAAAACAAGCCTAATTGATGAAATTTTACCCCTCAAACTAAACGACATCCAAGCAACTTTGGCTAAATTTATCGCCTACTACTACACCTGCGAGCTTGGCGTTGCTATAAATTTATTTGAGCCACAAAGCCTTATAGATGATGAAATTTATAGTGGCGCAACCGACTTTAAAACGCCAAATCTAAGCCCAAAGCAGCAAGAAGCGCTAAATTTTATAAACACACGAAAAAGCTCGCTCATCTTTGGCGACACTGGAAGTGGCAAAAGCGAAATTTATATAGCAAAGATCAGAGAAATTTTAAACGCAGGTGGCCAAGCGCTATTTTTGATGCCTGAAATTTCACTAACACCGCAGATGCAAAAGCGCTTAGAGAGCTTCTTTGGCGAGGCTGTGGCTGTGTGGCACTCAAAGATCACGCCAAAGAAAAAAGAGCAAATTTTAAAGGATATTAAAAGTGGCAAGGCAAGGCTCATAGCAGGTGCGAGATCTGCCCTATTTTTGCCACTTGAGCGGCCAAAACTCATCATCATCGACGAAGAGCACGACGATAGCTACAAAAACACAGGCTCAAAGCCCCACTACAACGCAAGAGACCTAGCGCTCTTTCTAACTAGCAAATTTGACCTGCAAGTGGTACTTGGAAGCGCCACGCCAAGCCTCACTAGCTTTTATAAACAAGAGCATTTTCGCCTAAAGGGGACATACTTTGCGTCACAAAAGAGCTATATATTTGACGAGAGCGAGACTGGCATAAGTGAAATTTTAAAAGAGCAGATCGCAAAAACGCTTGAAAATAAAAAACAAGCCGTCATCTGCCTGCCAACAAGGGCAAATTTCAAATATCTAGTCTGCAAAAACTGCGGCGAGACGGTGAAGTGTCCATTTTGTAGCATCGGCATGAGCTACTATAAAAAACAAAACGTGCTAAAGTGCCAATACTGCGAGCACAAAATGGCCGTGCCAAAGACTTGTCATCAGTGCGGCAGTGAGATGATAGAGGCTAAAAAGATCGGTACAAGCGAGCTTTTAGAGCGACTGCAAGCCGAGTTTGCAAACGCTAGGATCGCTAAATTTGACAGGGACGAGATCACGACGCAAAACAAGCTTGTAAAGGCATTGAAAGAATTTAACGACGGCAAGATAGACATCCTGCTTGGCACGCAGATGCTAAGCAAGGGACATGATTATCACAACGTCGAGTTAGCCGTCATCATGGGCTTTGACGAGCTTTTAAATTTTCCTGATTTTAGAGCTAGAGAGCGCACACTTGCCCTTGCTATGCAAGTAGCTGGAAGAGCCGGCAGAAACGGAGCTGGCAGGGTCATCATTCAAAGCAAGCAAAGGGAGTTTTTCGAAAGCTTCATTAGCGACTACGACGCGTTTTTAAAGGATGAGATCGGCTACCGAGAGGGACTGTATCCGCCATTTACTAGGCTTCTTCGCGTAGTCGTTTCGCATAAAGATGAGAGCACCGCAAAGGGTGCAATGAACGAATTTGTGCAAAGGCTAGAGCCACTAAAAAGTGACGAGCTAGAGATCGTTGGATACGGCAAGTGCCAGGCTGAGTATCTTGTGGGTAAATTTAGATATGAAATTTTACTTCGTTCAAACTCGCACACCATGCTTTTAAAAGCGGCAAACCTCTGCAAAAGCGAACTTAGCGATATCGATATAGACCCAGTAAATTTTAGTTAG
- a CDS encoding MFS transporter, with amino-acid sequence MKKAENLKYLMGLGHFCSDINQSALGAMLPFFIASYHYDYSTAASLVTATNLASSLIQPLIGRLSDKKELPCVIPLGLLLAGGGMSLTGFVTNYYIILICVMISGIGAALFHPSAARIVNYASNAKNRAKSISIFSFGGNVGFAVGPILVAIFVGNFGLKGTLVFIIPQIFLTLLYLKKGKFIKALEGNHKKQISQKKSALKDDLGAFLRLCVCIFSRSIVAFGFAAFFSIYLIKIFGLSKEAANVNLSMFFAAGAISTLFGGALADRYGLVRLIKISLSIAAPLVVLMLFIDSYALFLAASMCVSACISLSFSPSIALAQLYLPNQIGLASGVTLGLSITIGGIFATVIGKIADIFSLTHSFYFIAAVSLICAVSSYFLKPVTR; translated from the coding sequence ATGAAAAAGGCGGAAAATTTAAAGTATCTAATGGGGCTTGGGCACTTTTGTAGCGACATAAACCAAAGTGCGCTTGGCGCGATGCTGCCATTTTTCATCGCGAGCTACCACTACGACTACTCAACAGCCGCCTCGCTCGTGACCGCCACAAATTTAGCAAGCTCGCTCATCCAGCCACTTATCGGCCGCTTAAGCGACAAAAAAGAGCTACCATGCGTCATCCCGCTTGGGCTACTGCTTGCAGGCGGAGGCATGAGTCTCACTGGCTTTGTGACAAATTACTACATCATCCTAATTTGCGTGATGATAAGCGGTATCGGCGCCGCGCTCTTTCACCCAAGCGCCGCAAGGATCGTAAACTACGCCTCAAACGCCAAAAATAGAGCCAAAAGCATAAGCATATTTTCATTTGGTGGCAACGTAGGCTTTGCAGTTGGGCCCATTTTAGTTGCCATTTTTGTGGGAAATTTTGGCCTAAAAGGGACGCTGGTCTTTATAATCCCTCAAATTTTTCTAACGCTTTTATACCTTAAAAAGGGCAAATTTATAAAAGCGCTAGAAGGCAATCACAAAAAGCAAATTTCACAAAAAAAAAGCGCCCTAAAAGACGATCTGGGCGCATTTTTGAGGCTTTGTGTCTGTATATTTTCACGCTCTATCGTCGCTTTTGGCTTTGCGGCATTTTTCAGCATCTATCTCATCAAAATTTTTGGTCTTAGCAAAGAGGCTGCAAATGTAAATTTAAGTATGTTTTTTGCTGCAGGTGCGATCTCTACGCTATTTGGCGGAGCGCTAGCAGATAGATACGGCTTAGTTAGGCTCATCAAAATAAGCCTAAGCATCGCCGCGCCGCTAGTCGTGCTAATGCTCTTTATCGACAGCTACGCGCTATTTCTCGCAGCCTCCATGTGCGTGAGTGCCTGCATCAGCCTGTCTTTTAGCCCCTCAATCGCCCTTGCACAGCTTTATCTACCAAATCAAATCGGCCTAGCCTCCGGCGTAACGCTTGGACTTAGTATCACAATCGGCGGTATATTTGCAACGGTCATTGGCAAGATCGCTGACATCTTTAGCCTAACGCACTCGTTTTACTTTATCGCCGCAGTATCGCTTATCTGCGCGGTGTCTAGCTACTTTTTAAAGCCAGTCACGAGATAA
- a CDS encoding type II secretion system protein produces MKKRAFTLIEIIFVIVILGVLSAIAIPKLFFTRSDAIVANAKTQIAAIKSGISLKYNDSVLKGTPVYPETLDDGNKLFNKVISVNIADSGTKNGWHKTGATTYTFKLDGQTANFTYNKTTGEFDCESSDGLCSALE; encoded by the coding sequence ATGAAAAAAAGAGCTTTTACCCTAATAGAAATTATATTTGTCATCGTCATACTTGGCGTCTTGAGCGCTATTGCTATACCAAAGCTTTTCTTCACTAGAAGCGACGCCATAGTCGCGAACGCAAAAACGCAAATCGCTGCCATAAAAAGTGGCATCTCACTAAAATACAACGATAGCGTTCTAAAAGGCACTCCAGTATATCCAGAGACGCTTGATGATGGAAATAAACTTTTCAACAAAGTAATAAGCGTAAATATCGCTGATAGCGGCACAAAAAACGGCTGGCATAAAACTGGAGCAACCACTTATACCTTCAAGCTAGACGGACAAACAGCAAATTTCACTTACAACAAAACCACTGGCGAATTTGACTGCGAGAGCAGCGACGGACTTTGCAGCGCCCTTGAGTGA
- the uvrB gene encoding excinuclease ABC subunit UvrB, giving the protein MSKFEISSKFSPSSDQARAIKEIVKSIKSGNKYQTLLGVTGSGKTFTMANVIRELNMPTLIMTHNKSLAAQLYSEFKGFFPKNHVEYFISYYDYYQPEAYIPRSDLYIEKDSSVNEELERLRLSATASLLSFDDVICVASVSANYGLGNPSEYKGMVAYLSVGEKISQRKLLEQLVDMGYKRNDNYFDRGDFRVNGDVVDIYPAYYNDEALRIEFFGDEIDAMYHFDVLDNKRLKDISKFTLYATSQFIVGADRLKIAMKEIEEELDFRLKEFNEQGKLVEAQRLKQRVEFDLEMMASTGMCKGIENYARHLTGQKPGETPYSMFDYFEISGKDYLVIVDESHVSLPQFRGMYAGDRSRKEVLVEYGFRLPSALDNRPLKFDEFISKKAKFLFVSATPNEYELGISQGHVYEQILRPTGLLDPLIEIKDSDNQVEALFDEAKAVIARGERVLVTVLTKKMAEELSRYYIELGIKVKYMHSDIDAIERNEIIRGLRSGEFDMLIGINLLREGLDLPEVSLIAIMDADKEGFLRSTTSLIQTMGRAARNVNGKVLMFAKKITHSMKEAIDTTTARRKFQDEYNKAHGITPHSASRNIEESLHVEDDGEIYKRGKNLEKMPASERAAIVKELRKQMLEAAAQLEFEKAAALRDEIAKMRKL; this is encoded by the coding sequence ATGAGTAAATTTGAAATTTCATCTAAATTTAGCCCAAGCAGTGACCAAGCAAGAGCGATAAAAGAGATAGTAAAAAGTATAAAATCAGGCAACAAATACCAAACACTTCTAGGCGTGACAGGGTCTGGCAAGACCTTTACCATGGCAAACGTCATACGTGAGCTAAATATGCCAACGCTTATAATGACGCATAATAAATCCCTTGCTGCTCAGCTTTACAGCGAGTTTAAGGGCTTTTTTCCAAAAAATCACGTCGAGTACTTCATAAGCTACTACGACTACTACCAGCCAGAGGCCTACATCCCAAGAAGCGACCTATATATAGAAAAGGATAGCTCAGTAAATGAGGAGCTTGAGCGTCTGCGCCTCTCTGCGACGGCTAGCTTGCTAAGCTTTGACGATGTCATCTGTGTCGCCTCAGTCTCTGCAAACTACGGCCTTGGTAATCCAAGCGAGTATAAGGGGATGGTGGCATATCTTAGCGTGGGCGAGAAGATAAGCCAAAGAAAGCTTTTAGAGCAGCTTGTTGATATGGGCTATAAGCGTAATGACAACTATTTTGACAGAGGGGATTTTCGTGTAAATGGCGATGTGGTGGATATTTACCCAGCTTACTACAACGACGAAGCCCTAAGGATCGAGTTTTTTGGCGATGAGATCGATGCGATGTATCATTTTGACGTGCTTGATAACAAAAGGCTAAAGGATATCTCTAAATTTACGCTTTATGCCACCAGCCAGTTTATCGTGGGCGCTGATAGGCTAAAGATCGCAATGAAAGAGATCGAAGAGGAGCTTGATTTTCGTTTGAAAGAGTTTAACGAGCAGGGCAAGCTAGTCGAGGCGCAGAGGTTAAAGCAAAGGGTGGAGTTTGACCTTGAGATGATGGCAAGCACTGGCATGTGTAAAGGTATCGAAAACTACGCGCGCCACCTAACCGGACAAAAGCCTGGAGAGACGCCGTACTCGATGTTTGACTACTTTGAGATAAGTGGCAAAGACTATCTAGTCATCGTCGATGAGAGTCACGTGAGTTTGCCGCAGTTTAGGGGCATGTACGCGGGTGACAGGAGCCGTAAAGAGGTGCTTGTGGAGTATGGATTTCGCTTGCCATCAGCGCTTGATAACAGGCCGCTTAAATTTGATGAATTCATAAGCAAAAAGGCGAAATTTCTCTTTGTCTCAGCCACGCCAAACGAATACGAGCTTGGTATCAGCCAGGGACACGTCTATGAGCAGATTTTGCGACCTACTGGGCTGCTTGATCCTCTCATCGAGATAAAAGATAGTGATAACCAGGTCGAGGCGCTATTTGACGAGGCAAAGGCGGTGATCGCTAGAGGTGAGCGCGTGCTAGTTACGGTGCTAACTAAGAAGATGGCCGAGGAGCTAAGCCGCTACTACATCGAGCTTGGCATAAAGGTCAAGTATATGCACTCAGACATCGACGCGATCGAGCGAAATGAGATCATTAGGGGGCTTAGAAGTGGCGAATTTGACATGCTAATAGGCATAAATTTGCTCCGTGAGGGGCTTGATCTGCCTGAAGTGAGCCTGATAGCGATCATGGACGCCGATAAAGAGGGCTTTTTGCGCTCGACAACGAGCCTTATACAGACGATGGGTCGCGCAGCTAGAAATGTAAATGGCAAGGTGCTAATGTTTGCCAAAAAGATCACGCACTCGATGAAAGAGGCGATCGATACAACGACAGCTAGGCGTAAATTTCAAGATGAATACAACAAAGCTCACGGCATCACGCCACACTCTGCAAGCAGAAATATCGAAGAGAGCTTGCATGTCGAAGATGATGGTGAAATTTACAAGCGTGGTAAAAATTTAGAGAAGATGCCAGCTAGCGAGCGAGCTGCGATCGTAAAAGAGCTAAGAAAGCAGATGCTTGAAGCGGCGGCGCAGCTGGAGTTTGAGAAGGCGGCGGCGCTGAGAGATGAGATAGCAAAGATGAGAAAACTTTAA
- a CDS encoding replicative DNA helicase translates to MAKERLNEIEFSNLYDLDMERAILSSIIANNDALGEIFDTIKAGDFYLKAHAQIYKAMVDCLNGDVPIASTFIKNKLGENYDDNVMASILATNSIIDIQRYANELKEKSIKRSLVKIAHDIPSKVNEDKASRDMVDELSQEFYSLVDGSGTGSIRDSEDIIKSLIVHMQKQAALNERDIIGLNTGFKKLNEMIKGFKNGDLIIIAARPGMGKTTLCLNFMGHVLKSGAGVVFFSLEMPAEQIMMRMLADKTSIPLQEIMTANLDDEKLAHFSHACSEFSHAKLFVHDSGYVNIHQVRTQLRKLKSAHPEISLCVIDYIGLMMSTNNYAERHIQIAEISRGLKLLARELDMPIIALSQLNRGLEARANKRPMLSDLRESGAIEQDADIILFVYRHEVYLEQEENEKKSKAAAEGKPYQSEHVFNKLQENAEIIVGKNRNGEVGSIDVLFQKQYSRFCDIATTPVQSTEFKE, encoded by the coding sequence GTGGCAAAAGAGAGACTTAACGAGATAGAATTTAGCAACCTTTACGACCTTGATATGGAGCGAGCCATACTAAGCTCAATCATCGCAAACAACGACGCTTTGGGCGAAATTTTTGACACGATAAAGGCTGGAGACTTTTATCTAAAGGCTCACGCTCAAATTTACAAAGCGATGGTTGATTGTCTAAACGGCGATGTGCCTATCGCATCGACATTTATCAAAAACAAGCTTGGCGAGAACTACGATGACAACGTCATGGCGAGCATTTTAGCCACAAACTCGATCATCGACATCCAAAGATACGCAAACGAACTTAAAGAAAAGTCGATCAAACGAAGTCTAGTCAAGATCGCCCACGACATTCCAAGCAAGGTAAATGAAGACAAAGCTAGTCGCGATATGGTCGATGAGTTAAGTCAGGAGTTTTACTCTCTTGTCGATGGCAGCGGCACTGGTAGCATCAGAGATAGCGAAGATATCATAAAAAGCTTGATCGTGCATATGCAAAAGCAAGCAGCTCTAAACGAGCGCGATATCATAGGACTAAACACCGGCTTTAAAAAGCTAAATGAGATGATAAAAGGCTTTAAAAACGGCGACCTCATCATCATCGCAGCACGCCCTGGCATGGGTAAAACGACGCTTTGTCTAAATTTCATGGGGCACGTTTTAAAAAGTGGCGCTGGCGTTGTATTTTTCTCACTTGAGATGCCAGCAGAGCAGATCATGATGAGGATGCTAGCAGACAAGACCTCGATCCCACTTCAAGAGATAATGACAGCGAACCTAGACGACGAGAAGCTCGCTCACTTTAGCCACGCATGCAGCGAATTTTCGCACGCCAAGCTCTTTGTGCACGATAGCGGCTACGTAAATATCCACCAAGTAAGGACACAGCTTCGCAAGCTAAAGTCGGCTCATCCTGAAATTTCACTCTGCGTCATCGACTACATCGGCCTTATGATGAGCACAAACAACTACGCTGAACGCCACATACAAATAGCTGAAATTTCTCGTGGCTTAAAGCTTCTAGCGCGCGAGCTAGATATGCCTATCATCGCACTTTCGCAGCTAAACCGCGGCCTTGAGGCACGTGCGAACAAGCGCCCTATGCTAAGTGACCTAAGAGAGTCAGGTGCGATCGAGCAAGACGCCGACATCATCCTTTTTGTCTATAGGCACGAGGTCTATCTGGAGCAAGAGGAGAATGAGAAAAAGAGCAAGGCAGCAGCCGAGGGCAAACCTTATCAAAGCGAGCACGTTTTTAACAAGCTTCAAGAAAACGCAG
- a CDS encoding MBOAT family O-acyltransferase — MLFNSYEFIFLFLPFTFFIYFYLNKKRLTEVAKGFLVLSSLFFYSWWNVIYLPLILGSMVFNYCFGVELNKENSKISKKFILVLGIAANLMLLGYFKYSDFFISNVNFIFNTQIPHLNLLLPLAISFFTFQQIAYLVDSAMGGGTKQYDFLNYCLFVTFFPQLIAGPIVHHKEMMPRFANVRNKIINYKNIALGLFIFSIGLFKKVVIADSFAVWATNGFDKATVLNLFEAWATSLSYTFQLYFDFSGYCDMAIGAALLFNIKLPINFNSPYKALNIQDFWRRWHITLSRFLRDYIYIPLGGNRKGRLRTYANLMATFIIGGIWHGAGWTFVFWGFLHGVALVIHRIWSELGFKMNKILAWFITFNFINIVWIFFRAKEWSDALKVLKGMFGLSGIVLPNFLLAKLGFLKSLGVGFGGFLEKVGDKNIFLFLLFGFILVLVFKNSAEILKQLKFEIKTAIFCSIVFIYSIFSLNNISEFLYFNF, encoded by the coding sequence ATGCTTTTTAACTCTTATGAATTTATATTTTTATTCTTGCCATTTACATTTTTTATATACTTTTACCTAAATAAAAAGCGTCTTACAGAAGTAGCAAAAGGCTTTTTGGTTCTATCATCTCTATTTTTTTATAGCTGGTGGAATGTCATATATCTGCCGCTAATCTTAGGCTCAATGGTGTTTAACTACTGCTTTGGAGTGGAGCTAAATAAAGAAAATAGTAAAATTTCTAAAAAATTTATTCTTGTACTGGGCATCGCAGCAAATTTGATGCTACTTGGATATTTTAAATATTCAGACTTTTTCATAAGCAATGTAAATTTTATCTTTAACACCCAGATACCTCATTTAAATTTGCTACTACCTCTTGCGATATCATTTTTTACTTTTCAGCAGATAGCCTATTTGGTCGATAGTGCTATGGGGGGGGGTACGAAGCAGTATGACTTTTTAAACTACTGCTTATTTGTTACCTTTTTTCCGCAACTAATCGCTGGTCCGATCGTGCATCACAAAGAGATGATGCCGCGGTTTGCAAATGTTAGAAATAAAATAATTAACTATAAAAATATAGCACTTGGTCTATTTATATTTTCGATAGGACTTTTTAAAAAGGTAGTTATCGCTGATAGTTTTGCTGTTTGGGCAACAAATGGTTTTGACAAGGCGACTGTCTTAAATTTATTTGAAGCATGGGCGACTAGCCTAAGCTATACATTTCAGCTTTACTTTGATTTTAGCGGATACTGCGATATGGCTATCGGTGCAGCACTTCTTTTTAACATTAAGCTTCCGATAAACTTTAACTCACCTTATAAAGCCTTAAACATTCAAGACTTTTGGCGCAGGTGGCACATAACACTAAGCCGCTTTTTAAGAGACTATATCTATATCCCGCTAGGTGGTAACCGAAAAGGCAGGCTTCGAACATATGCAAATTTAATGGCGACCTTTATAATAGGTGGTATATGGCACGGGGCTGGCTGGACATTTGTCTTTTGGGGATTTTTGCATGGCGTTGCCTTGGTTATTCATAGAATTTGGAGTGAACTTGGCTTTAAGATGAATAAAATTTTGGCTTGGTTTATAACTTTTAACTTTATAAACATTGTATGGATATTTTTTAGAGCAAAAGAGTGGAGTGATGCTTTAAAAGTGCTAAAAGGGATGTTTGGGTTAAGTGGTATTGTTTTGCCAAATTTTTTATTAGCAAAGCTTGGGTTTTTAAAATCTTTAGGAGTTGGTTTCGGTGGATTTTTAGAAAAAGTTGGAGATAAAAATATATTTTTATTTCTTTTATTTGGTTTTATTTTGGTTTTAGTATTTAAAAATAGTGCAGAAATTTTGAAACAATTAAAATTTGAAATTAAAACTGCTATATTTTGCTCCATTGTTTTTATATACTCTATTTTTTCGCTAAATAATATATCTGAATTCTTATATTTTAATTTTTAA
- the ispG gene encoding flavodoxin-dependent (E)-4-hydroxy-3-methylbut-2-enyl-diphosphate synthase, translated as MQRYPTKQIKIRDVLIGGDAPISVQSMTFSKTKDVKGTLEQIQRLYFAGCDIVRCAVFDKEDASALKEIVASSPIPVVADIHFNHTYALIVSEFVDAIRINPGNIGSAKNIKAVVDACKQRNLPIRIGVNSGSLEKQFEDRYGRTVEAMVESAMYNIKLLEDFDFTDIKISLKSSDVERTMQAYRALRPKTNYPFHLGVTEAGTAFHATIKSAIALGGLLLEGIGDTMRVSITGKLEEEIKVAKAILKDSGRQKEGLNIISCPTCGRLQADLMAAVKLVEEKTKGIKEPLNVSVMGCVVNAIGEAKGADVAIAFGKGNGMIMRHGEVVARLPESELVDRFLQEIDDEIKSRG; from the coding sequence TTGCAACGATACCCAACAAAACAGATAAAAATTCGCGATGTTTTAATAGGCGGTGACGCACCGATCTCCGTGCAGTCAATGACATTTTCAAAGACAAAGGACGTAAAAGGCACGCTAGAGCAGATACAAAGGCTATATTTTGCAGGCTGTGACATCGTGCGCTGCGCAGTTTTTGATAAAGAGGACGCCAGCGCACTAAAAGAGATCGTCGCCAGCTCACCCATCCCAGTCGTTGCAGACATACATTTTAACCACACCTACGCGCTCATCGTTAGCGAATTTGTCGATGCTATCCGCATAAATCCAGGCAATATCGGCTCAGCTAAAAACATAAAAGCAGTCGTTGATGCCTGCAAGCAGCGAAACTTACCCATCCGCATAGGCGTAAATTCTGGCTCGCTTGAAAAGCAGTTTGAGGACCGCTACGGCCGCACGGTGGAGGCTATGGTGGAGAGTGCAATGTATAATATCAAGCTTCTTGAGGATTTTGACTTTACAGATATTAAAATTTCGCTCAAATCAAGCGATGTCGAGCGCACGATGCAAGCTTACAGAGCGCTTCGCCCAAAGACAAACTACCCATTTCATCTAGGTGTAACGGAGGCTGGCACGGCGTTTCACGCGACTATCAAGTCTGCCATCGCACTTGGAGGGTTACTACTTGAGGGCATCGGCGATACGATGAGGGTTAGCATCACGGGCAAGCTTGAAGAGGAGATCAAAGTCGCAAAGGCGATCTTAAAAGATAGTGGCCGCCAAAAAGAGGGGCTAAACATCATCTCATGCCCAACTTGTGGGCGTTTGCAAGCTGACCTCATGGCGGCAGTAAAGCTCGTAGAAGAAAAGACAAAAGGGATAAAAGAGCCGTTAAACGTCTCAGTGATGGGCTGCGTGGTAAATGCGATCGGCGAGGCAAAAGGCGCAGACGTAGCCATAGCATTTGGCAAGGGAAATGGCATGATCATGCGACACGGCGAAGTGGTCGCTAGGCTGCCTGAGAGCGAGCTTGTGGATAGATTTTTACAAGAGATCGACGACGAGATAAAGAGCAGAGGATAA